One part of the Janthinobacterium sp. 17J80-10 genome encodes these proteins:
- a CDS encoding OsmC domain/YcaO domain-containing protein has protein sequence MEIKVNFLDKLRLEAKFDDFTVVADQPIRYKGDGSAPGPFDYFLASSALCAAYFVKLYCNTRNIPTENIRLSQNNIVDPENRYQQIFKIQVELPADISAKDRQGILRSIDRCTVKKVVQAGPEFVIEEVENLDADAQALLTLKPASDASTYIVGKDLPLEQTIANMSGVLAALGIKIEIASWRNIVPNVWSLHIRDAHSPMCFTNGKGATKESALASALGEYIERLNNNHFYAGSFWGEDIANAAFVHYPNERWFKPGRKDALPAEILDEYCLQIYNPDGELRGSHLVDTNSGNVQRGICSLPFVRQSDGAAVYFPSNLVENLYVSNGMSAGNTLAEAQVQCLSEIFERAVKREILEGEIALPDVPHDLLAKYPGILAGIQGLEEQGFPVLVKDASLGGVYPVMCVTLMNPRTGGVFASFGAHPSFEVALERSLTELLQGRSFEGLNDLPRPTFASEAVTEPNNFVEHFIDSSGIVSWRFFSAKANFDFVEWDFSGQGENSNADEAATLLGILEDMGKEVYTAVYDQLGAVACRILVPGYSEVYPIDDLIWDNTNKALLFRTDILNLHRLDDAGLEALLERLENNELDDYGDIATLIGIEFDENTDWGQLTVLELKLLIHLALKQFEAAHDLVGAFLQYNDNTLERGLFYQALNVVLEVLLDEDMELDDYEVNFRRMFGNPRMDAVMGSVDGSVRFFGLTPTSMKLEGLDRHQRLIDSFKKLHVARANVAATSMTL, from the coding sequence ATGGAAATTAAGGTCAACTTTCTCGACAAGCTTCGTCTCGAAGCCAAGTTCGATGATTTTACGGTGGTGGCCGATCAGCCTATCCGCTATAAGGGCGACGGCTCGGCGCCTGGCCCCTTCGATTACTTTCTGGCCTCATCGGCCTTGTGCGCGGCTTACTTTGTAAAGTTGTACTGCAATACACGCAATATTCCGACCGAAAATATCCGCCTGTCGCAGAATAATATTGTTGACCCGGAAAACCGCTACCAGCAGATTTTCAAGATTCAGGTCGAGCTGCCGGCGGATATTTCAGCCAAGGACCGCCAGGGTATTCTGCGCTCCATCGACCGATGCACGGTCAAAAAAGTCGTGCAAGCCGGGCCCGAGTTTGTGATTGAAGAGGTCGAAAACCTGGATGCCGATGCGCAGGCCTTGCTGACCTTGAAGCCCGCATCTGATGCCAGCACCTATATCGTGGGCAAGGACCTGCCATTGGAGCAGACCATCGCCAATATGTCGGGCGTTCTGGCGGCCTTGGGCATCAAGATTGAAATCGCTTCGTGGCGCAATATTGTTCCGAATGTGTGGTCGCTGCATATCCGCGATGCGCACTCGCCGATGTGTTTTACCAATGGCAAGGGAGCGACCAAAGAAAGCGCGTTGGCGTCGGCGTTGGGAGAATATATCGAGCGACTGAATAACAACCATTTCTACGCCGGGTCGTTCTGGGGCGAAGACATCGCCAACGCGGCGTTTGTCCATTACCCGAACGAGCGCTGGTTCAAGCCAGGCCGTAAAGATGCGCTGCCGGCTGAAATTCTCGATGAGTACTGCCTGCAAATTTACAATCCCGATGGCGAGCTGCGTGGCTCGCACCTGGTCGACACCAACTCGGGCAATGTGCAGCGCGGTATCTGTTCCCTCCCCTTTGTACGGCAGTCGGACGGCGCGGCTGTGTATTTCCCGTCCAACCTGGTCGAAAATCTCTACGTCAGCAATGGCATGAGTGCCGGTAATACGCTGGCCGAAGCGCAGGTGCAATGCCTGTCCGAGATTTTCGAACGGGCGGTAAAACGCGAAATCCTCGAAGGCGAAATCGCCTTGCCGGACGTGCCGCACGACTTGCTGGCGAAATACCCTGGCATCCTGGCCGGCATTCAGGGCTTGGAAGAGCAAGGCTTCCCGGTGCTGGTGAAGGATGCGTCGCTGGGCGGGGTGTACCCGGTGATGTGCGTCACCTTGATGAACCCGCGAACCGGCGGCGTGTTTGCTTCGTTCGGCGCGCACCCAAGCTTCGAGGTGGCGCTGGAACGCAGCCTGACGGAATTGCTGCAGGGGCGCAGTTTTGAAGGCCTGAACGATTTACCCCGGCCCACCTTTGCAAGTGAAGCCGTGACTGAACCCAACAACTTTGTCGAACACTTCATTGATTCCAGCGGTATCGTGTCGTGGCGCTTTTTCAGCGCCAAGGCGAATTTCGATTTTGTCGAGTGGGATTTTTCTGGCCAGGGTGAAAACTCCAATGCCGACGAAGCCGCGACCTTGCTCGGCATTCTTGAAGACATGGGTAAAGAAGTGTACACGGCGGTGTATGACCAGCTAGGCGCCGTTGCTTGCCGGATCTTGGTGCCCGGTTATTCGGAAGTCTATCCTATCGATGATTTAATCTGGGATAACACCAACAAGGCGCTGTTGTTCCGCACCGATATTTTGAACTTGCATCGCCTGGACGACGCCGGCCTGGAAGCATTGCTTGAGCGTCTGGAGAACAATGAGCTGGACGATTATGGCGACATCGCCACTCTGATCGGCATCGAATTTGACGAGAATACGGACTGGGGGCAGCTGACCGTTCTGGAGTTGAAATTGCTCATTCATCTCGCCCTGAAGCAGTTTGAAGCGGCGCATGATCTGGTGGGAGCCTTCCTGCAATACAACGACAACACGCTCGAGCGCGGCTTGTTTTATCAGGCCTTGAACGTGGTGCTGGAGGTGCTGCTGGATGAAGACATGGAACTGGACGATTACGAGGTCAATTTCCGCCGGATGTTTGGCAACCCGCGGATGGACGCGGTGATGGGATCTGTGGACGGCAGCGTGCGCTTCTTCGGCTTGACGCCAACGAGCATGAAACTGGAGGGGCTCGACCGGCACCAGCGGCTGATCGACAGCTTCAAAAAACTGCACGTGGCGCGGGCCAATGTGGCGGCCACATCCATGACACTTTAA
- a CDS encoding chemotaxis protein, protein MKNVQQEIDERTRLVGQNKFEMMLFRLGKAGASDQSALYGINVFKIRELLDISSVKITPIAGASPLILGVVNVRGQIIQVIDLPAAVGCVPAEMKILMLTEYAGTTQAFAVENVDDIVRLDWSRVKPAEGVSGGSGTVTSIAHLEGENGEATLAQVLDVEQILRTVNGDGKIKVDASEVGGGVQLPEGAIILAADDSGVARMMIEEGLRAMDLPFVMTKSGKEAWERLQELAAVAEKTGKGIRQSVALVLTDLEMPEMDGFTLTKCIKNDSRLKDIPVVIHSSLSGATNESHVRSAGANGYVAKFNPHKLAEALRSALMAA, encoded by the coding sequence ATGAAAAATGTGCAGCAGGAGATCGACGAGCGCACGCGGCTGGTCGGGCAGAACAAATTTGAAATGATGCTGTTTCGGCTTGGGAAAGCGGGCGCTTCCGACCAGAGCGCCCTGTATGGCATCAATGTCTTCAAGATCCGGGAGTTGCTCGACATTTCCAGTGTGAAGATCACCCCCATCGCCGGCGCATCACCCCTGATCCTGGGGGTGGTTAACGTGCGGGGGCAGATCATCCAGGTAATCGATTTGCCCGCCGCAGTTGGCTGCGTGCCGGCGGAAATGAAAATCCTGATGCTCACTGAATATGCGGGAACGACCCAGGCATTTGCCGTGGAAAACGTCGATGACATCGTTCGCCTCGACTGGAGTCGCGTCAAGCCCGCCGAAGGCGTCTCTGGCGGCTCGGGAACCGTGACGAGCATTGCGCACCTTGAAGGGGAAAACGGCGAGGCCACGCTTGCCCAGGTCCTCGATGTCGAGCAGATCCTGCGTACCGTGAACGGGGATGGCAAAATCAAGGTGGATGCATCGGAAGTTGGCGGCGGCGTGCAGCTTCCTGAGGGTGCAATCATCCTGGCGGCCGACGACTCCGGGGTTGCCCGCATGATGATTGAGGAAGGCTTGCGGGCCATGGACCTGCCATTCGTTATGACCAAGAGCGGCAAGGAAGCCTGGGAGCGCTTGCAGGAGTTGGCCGCAGTCGCGGAAAAGACCGGCAAAGGTATCCGCCAAAGTGTGGCGCTGGTGTTGACCGACCTGGAAATGCCGGAAATGGACGGTTTTACATTGACCAAGTGCATCAAGAACGATTCCCGCCTCAAAGATATCCCGGTCGTCATTCACTCATCGCTGTCCGGCGCCACCAATGAGAGCCATGTCAGGAGTGCAGGCGCCAATGGCTACGTCGCCAAGTTCAATCCGCATAAGCTGGCGGAAGCCTTGCGCTCAGCATTAATGGCTGCCTGA
- the ccoG gene encoding cytochrome c oxidase accessory protein CcoG codes for MSNQEQIVSFTPMYTPRVQIYAREARGWYANWRWVCVWLTQIVFYGLPWLQWNGRQAILFDLAARKFYLLGLVLWPQDLIYLAVLLIICAFSLFLFTAVAGRVWCGFACPQTVYTEIFMWIERKIEGERSARMRLDKQAWAAAKLAKKCAKHLAWGVFALWTGFTFVGYFTPIEQLGLEIATFAFGPWQLFWVLFYSFATYGNAGWMREQVCRYMCPYARFQSAMFDADTLIVSYDKERGEPRGALSKSAAAQSASGTCIDCSLCVQVCPTGIDIRNGLQYDCIGCAACIDACDSVMDKIGAPRGLVRFTTENAVMNKWRPAQIRQRMYRPRILIYSAILLLAVGALIAGLANHTPLKMDVIRDRGVMARVVEDGMVENVYRLQIMNADEQVHRYRIDVSGIDGIQLVTPGEVAFRATESRLVPVTVRIPAESGKPGTNRIYFVLSDQSDKSLRVREKSMFFVPR; via the coding sequence CTGGGTCTGTGTCTGGCTGACCCAGATCGTTTTTTATGGCCTTCCGTGGCTACAGTGGAACGGGCGCCAGGCCATCCTGTTTGACCTGGCAGCGCGCAAATTCTATCTGCTGGGTCTGGTGCTTTGGCCGCAAGACCTGATTTACCTTGCGGTATTGCTCATCATCTGTGCGTTTTCCCTTTTCTTGTTCACGGCCGTTGCAGGGCGGGTGTGGTGCGGCTTCGCTTGCCCCCAGACGGTCTACACCGAGATCTTCATGTGGATCGAGCGGAAAATCGAGGGTGAGCGGAGTGCGCGCATGCGGCTCGACAAGCAAGCCTGGGCTGCAGCCAAGCTCGCCAAAAAATGCGCCAAGCATCTCGCCTGGGGTGTATTCGCTCTTTGGACCGGCTTTACCTTTGTCGGATACTTCACGCCGATTGAACAGCTTGGGCTCGAAATCGCCACGTTTGCGTTCGGTCCCTGGCAGCTTTTTTGGGTACTGTTCTACAGTTTCGCCACCTATGGCAATGCGGGCTGGATGCGCGAGCAGGTGTGTCGCTACATGTGCCCGTATGCGCGTTTTCAGAGTGCGATGTTTGATGCCGACACGCTGATCGTCAGCTACGACAAGGAACGAGGCGAGCCGCGTGGCGCCTTGAGCAAATCCGCTGCCGCCCAATCCGCAAGCGGAACGTGCATCGACTGCTCATTGTGTGTGCAGGTATGTCCGACAGGGATCGATATCCGCAACGGCTTGCAGTACGACTGTATTGGCTGTGCGGCCTGCATCGATGCCTGCGACAGCGTGATGGACAAGATTGGCGCGCCACGCGGCCTGGTACGCTTTACCACTGAAAATGCAGTGATGAACAAGTGGCGTCCCGCGCAGATCAGGCAACGGATGTACCGACCGCGCATCCTGATCTACAGTGCAATCCTGCTGCTGGCAGTGGGCGCGTTAATTGCAGGACTGGCGAACCACACGCCGTTGAAAATGGATGTCATTCGAGACCGTGGCGTCATGGCCAGGGTGGTGGAAGACGGCATGGTAGAGAATGTGTATCGCCTGCAGATCATGAATGCTGACGAGCAGGTGCACCGTTACCGGATTGACGTCAGTGGCATCGATGGGATTCAGCTCGTCACGCCTGGCGAGGTGGCGTTCAGAGCGACAGAATCCCGCCTGGTACCCGTCACGGTTCGTATTCCGGCTGAAAGCGGCAAGCCGGGCACGAACAGGATATATTTTGTGTTGAGCGATCAATCGGACAAATCGCTGCGGGTCAGGGAAAAGTCGATGTTTTTTGTCCCCAGATAG
- a CDS encoding GGDEF domain-containing protein: MQFDALTAGTALILVQFSVSLVMAGLFFALPTEKCTRHWALSGLCVGIGLTMVIVNAGAPRYLILILGNNLLILGLIYQWTGLRAFYRRPPSKAGWIVGGLFFMAYALSLIQNATISVRGLLAAIAIFLMLLLYMYELLSAQVQKWSFARLLATTAVAALLISYGGRVALAAFQVAEILPRTNSLISVTLLYFVPVVGTLLLSSALLLLYFERIVADKDHLATHDELTKVFNRRAIDTSGQREISVARRLRKPMAIAFVDIDHFKEINDRFGHAVGDRVLFQVAQALKGACRDIDLIGRYGGEEFCIIFPNMDMEKCHVVGQRLVSAVNQCRFEIAENVTISVGIALSRLDDEKHNWGILIERADHELYKAKSGGRNRFEVHADASTAGS; encoded by the coding sequence GTGCAGTTTGATGCTCTCACTGCGGGCACCGCGCTTATATTGGTGCAATTCTCCGTGAGCCTGGTTATGGCCGGGCTCTTCTTTGCACTGCCGACAGAAAAATGCACCCGGCATTGGGCACTTTCCGGTCTATGTGTCGGCATTGGCCTGACTATGGTGATTGTGAATGCCGGCGCGCCGAGATACCTGATTCTAATTTTGGGGAATAACCTCCTGATTCTCGGCCTGATCTATCAGTGGACGGGCCTGCGGGCGTTTTACAGACGGCCGCCCAGCAAAGCCGGCTGGATAGTCGGCGGATTATTCTTCATGGCGTATGCCCTGTCGTTAATTCAAAACGCCACGATTTCAGTCCGCGGACTGCTCGCGGCGATCGCCATTTTTTTGATGCTGCTCCTGTACATGTATGAGCTATTGTCAGCACAAGTGCAGAAATGGAGTTTCGCAAGACTGCTTGCTACGACTGCCGTTGCAGCCTTGCTGATTTCCTATGGGGGGCGCGTCGCACTTGCAGCATTCCAGGTGGCCGAAATACTCCCGCGCACGAATTCACTGATTTCCGTTACGCTGCTTTACTTCGTCCCGGTCGTCGGTACGCTCTTGTTGTCGAGCGCACTGCTGCTGCTGTATTTCGAGCGGATAGTCGCCGATAAAGATCATCTGGCCACCCATGATGAACTTACCAAGGTATTTAACAGGCGTGCTATCGATACCAGCGGACAAAGAGAGATTTCGGTAGCCAGGCGGCTGCGGAAACCGATGGCGATTGCTTTTGTGGACATTGATCATTTCAAGGAGATTAATGACAGGTTCGGCCATGCGGTAGGCGACCGTGTCTTGTTTCAGGTCGCCCAGGCGCTAAAAGGCGCCTGCCGCGATATCGATTTGATCGGCCGTTACGGCGGCGAGGAATTTTGTATAATTTTTCCCAACATGGACATGGAAAAATGTCACGTCGTCGGCCAGCGTCTCGTGTCCGCGGTCAATCAGTGTCGTTTCGAGATTGCCGAAAATGTGACGATCAGCGTGGGAATCGCCCTATCGCGTCTCGATGACGAAAAACACAATTGGGGAATTCTGATTGAGCGGGCTGACCACGAACTTTACAAGGCAAAGAGCGGCGGCAGAAATCGCTTTGAAGTCCATGCCGACGCATCGACTGCCGGTTCTTGA
- a CDS encoding LysR family transcriptional regulator, producing the protein MDALSDLAFFALLVKRGTLAAAAQELGITPPAVSKRLAQIEGRLNVRLLNRTTRRMSLTPEGEAYFSEGERIVADLEALEQRISGGESVPKGLLKINATFGFGRQHIAPQLSRFARQYPDVEAQLHLSERPVNLVEQAFDLAFRFGEQPDARITARKLADNRRFLCASPAYLKKWGVPASPRDLQKHQCIVIRERDETYGSWSFRSGARQETVKVRGALSSNNGEVALSWALDAHGIVLRSEWDVAPYLRSGRLRAILEDWEPPSADIYLLFPTRTHLLAKTRVMVDFMLEAFAQYRTDGKPENKDKKIMW; encoded by the coding sequence ATGGACGCACTATCAGATCTTGCCTTTTTCGCCCTGCTTGTTAAACGCGGCACTCTTGCAGCAGCGGCACAGGAATTAGGCATCACGCCACCGGCAGTCAGCAAACGTCTCGCGCAAATTGAAGGGAGACTGAACGTCCGACTGCTGAATAGGACGACACGGCGGATGAGCCTTACTCCGGAAGGAGAGGCATACTTTTCAGAAGGGGAAAGAATTGTTGCAGATCTGGAAGCACTGGAACAAAGAATCTCGGGAGGAGAAAGCGTTCCAAAAGGTTTGCTGAAGATTAATGCAACCTTTGGATTCGGTCGTCAGCACATTGCGCCGCAGCTCTCCCGATTTGCCCGTCAATATCCTGATGTTGAAGCCCAGTTGCATCTCAGTGAGCGTCCTGTCAACCTGGTAGAACAGGCGTTTGACTTGGCGTTTCGTTTTGGCGAACAACCGGATGCCCGGATCACTGCAAGAAAGCTGGCGGATAACCGGCGTTTCTTGTGTGCCTCCCCGGCTTACCTGAAAAAATGGGGCGTGCCTGCCTCACCACGCGATTTGCAAAAGCATCAATGCATTGTGATACGTGAACGCGATGAGACTTATGGCAGCTGGAGCTTTCGTTCTGGCGCCAGGCAAGAGACAGTCAAAGTCCGTGGCGCGCTCAGCTCCAATAACGGTGAAGTCGCCTTGTCCTGGGCCCTGGATGCGCATGGCATCGTGCTTCGTTCAGAATGGGATGTTGCACCCTACTTGCGATCCGGGCGGTTGCGCGCCATCCTCGAGGACTGGGAGCCGCCGTCTGCGGATATTTACCTTCTTTTCCCGACCAGGACGCATCTGCTGGCAAAAACCCGGGTAATGGTGGATTTCATGCTCGAGGCCTTTGCACAATACCGGACCGACGGCAAGCCGGAAAATAAAGACAAGAAAATCATGTGGTAG
- a CDS encoding porin, which yields MQYDRTSLLQVGRVADRTGGADRTRTAWEVPVSYTFGKNTVLAHYTRAGNISNTPGRTGAKLVSLGYDYSLSRRTNVGVFYSQLKNDAQGVYNPFNAGTSMTGSTVVAGESVTTMALGIKHVF from the coding sequence GTGCAATATGATCGCACCTCATTGCTGCAAGTAGGCCGGGTTGCCGATCGCACTGGCGGTGCTGACCGCACGCGTACGGCATGGGAAGTTCCGGTCAGCTATACATTCGGCAAAAATACTGTTCTGGCCCACTACACCCGCGCAGGGAATATTTCCAATACGCCAGGACGCACCGGTGCCAAGCTTGTTAGCCTTGGGTATGACTATTCTTTATCCAGACGCACGAACGTTGGCGTCTTTTACAGCCAATTGAAGAATGACGCACAGGGTGTGTACAACCCGTTTAATGCAGGCACCAGCATGACAGGGTCAACAGTCGTTGCAGGTGAATCCGTTACGACCATGGCGTTGGGCATCAAGCATGTATTCTGA
- a CDS encoding porin has translation MKKSLITLAVLGALSPAIQAQTNIRIGGVIQADLKRYKIGNTTRAASTELRLDDDYTSRFWIAGSEDLGGGLSAIFNIENRFTTDQRQSTGLATGAGLADGDTWVGLKGGFGQITLGKHALWSSQGFIAEALLDNGNITAMPTNMTATLTILSYVGGTVISNTRVSNVLRYATPSYAGFTGAAAYSTSANGTEGTAGNAGIGAPAKAYSDGGVFVLTGTYSNGPIYLALAYWDHKREGRPVSSGITVANPAGALLPNAAIRALRVFLVFIVSRMDGKQACNMIAPHCCK, from the coding sequence GTGAAAAAATCCCTGATTACTTTAGCCGTTCTCGGCGCACTGTCCCCTGCGATCCAGGCGCAAACGAATATCAGGATTGGCGGCGTTATCCAGGCCGACTTGAAGCGCTACAAGATCGGCAATACGACTCGCGCCGCTTCCACTGAGTTGCGGCTTGACGATGACTACACTTCGCGGTTCTGGATAGCCGGATCCGAAGATTTGGGTGGCGGTCTTTCCGCGATTTTTAATATTGAAAATCGTTTCACTACCGACCAACGTCAATCGACTGGTCTTGCAACCGGCGCTGGCCTCGCTGACGGCGATACATGGGTGGGTCTCAAAGGCGGATTCGGACAAATCACGCTTGGCAAGCATGCGTTGTGGAGCAGCCAGGGCTTTATAGCAGAAGCCTTACTGGATAACGGCAATATCACGGCCATGCCGACCAACATGACCGCAACGCTAACCATTCTTTCCTACGTGGGCGGCACAGTCATCTCCAATACACGCGTATCCAACGTCCTCCGCTACGCCACTCCCAGTTATGCCGGCTTTACAGGGGCCGCGGCCTATTCAACGAGTGCTAACGGCACGGAAGGCACGGCCGGTAATGCCGGTATCGGCGCGCCGGCCAAGGCCTATTCCGATGGCGGTGTATTTGTCCTTACAGGCACATATTCCAATGGGCCGATATATCTGGCTTTGGCCTACTGGGATCATAAAAGAGAGGGCCGCCCGGTCAGTAGCGGTATTACTGTTGCCAACCCTGCTGGCGCATTGTTGCCGAATGCCGCCATACGCGCGCTGCGCGTTTTTCTGGTTTTTATCGTTTCCAGAATGGATGGAAAGCAGGCGTGCAATATGATCGCACCTCATTGCTGCAAGTAG
- a CDS encoding sulfite exporter TauE/SafE family protein encodes MTAQLVHAVLLDLALGVCLGTAGGMLGIGGGLIAIPVLGILYGMDQHLAQGTALVMIAPNVLIGFLRYRQRNHIDMRATLWMGMLATISSYIGGRIASHLNAQLLQSAFATFLIVLATYFVLQQRFGHSGEGRAPILSKKLLPVLGVASGGMSGVFTVGGGLIVVPALVTLFGLTQTQAQGVALALVVPGAVAALFSYAQGGHVDWMVGIPLALGGIASVSWGVALAHKFPPERLRLLFCVVLYGTAGMMLALR; translated from the coding sequence GTGACCGCCCAACTTGTTCATGCAGTTTTGCTCGATTTGGCTTTGGGCGTCTGTCTAGGTACCGCAGGAGGTATGCTCGGCATCGGTGGCGGCTTGATCGCCATTCCTGTGCTGGGAATCTTATACGGCATGGATCAACATCTGGCCCAGGGCACCGCACTGGTGATGATTGCGCCGAACGTCTTGATCGGATTTCTGCGCTATCGCCAGCGTAACCATATCGACATGCGCGCCACGCTGTGGATGGGCATGCTCGCCACCATCTCTTCCTACATTGGCGGACGAATTGCATCGCATTTAAATGCCCAACTCCTCCAGTCCGCTTTCGCTACATTCCTGATCGTGCTTGCGACTTATTTCGTATTGCAGCAGCGCTTTGGGCACTCGGGCGAGGGCAGGGCTCCCATCCTGTCAAAAAAGCTCTTGCCAGTTTTGGGCGTGGCTAGCGGTGGCATGTCTGGCGTATTTACCGTTGGTGGCGGCCTGATAGTTGTCCCTGCGCTGGTCACGCTATTTGGCTTGACGCAGACCCAGGCTCAAGGCGTGGCGTTGGCTTTGGTCGTGCCAGGGGCAGTCGCTGCCTTGTTCTCCTACGCACAAGGCGGCCACGTGGACTGGATGGTGGGTATTCCTTTGGCATTGGGAGGGATTGCCAGTGTTTCGTGGGGCGTGGCGCTTGCCCATAAATTTCCGCCTGAACGCCTGCGCTTGCTATTCTGCGTAGTGCTCTACGGAACTGCTGGCATGATGCTGGCATTGAGATAA